Proteins co-encoded in one Campylobacter concisus genomic window:
- the pseG gene encoding UDP-2,4-diacetamido-2,4,6-trideoxy-beta-L-altropyranose hydrolase, whose amino-acid sequence MKEFKGLPLLKTLVRADSSSKIGHGHIRRDLLLAKKFGDISFASLRLEGDIFDEINYPKFSLRSGEIDELCELIKDNKFELLIIDHYGFSFEDERAIKEKTGVKILSFDDTYEKHCSDYILNVNLYAQKAKYEGLVEKSCEVFCGSEFLLVRDEFYEEAQVKREKIYDYAIILGGTDISGLSAKISEKLLLKNLKIAIITTSGNKNLSALKELSSKSENFNLFVDSKNVARLMNEAKMLIITASSLVNEAYVLGAKFKAICVADNQKEIFAWLKENGYEAYWGDEICLSL is encoded by the coding sequence TTGAAAGAATTTAAAGGACTCCCCTTGCTAAAAACGCTCGTGCGCGCTGATAGTAGCAGCAAGATAGGGCATGGGCACATTAGGCGAGACCTTTTGCTTGCTAAAAAATTTGGCGACATCTCATTTGCATCTTTGAGGCTAGAAGGTGACATTTTTGATGAGATAAACTACCCTAAATTTAGCCTAAGAAGTGGCGAGATAGATGAGCTTTGCGAGCTTATAAAAGATAATAAATTTGAACTTCTCATCATCGACCACTACGGCTTTAGCTTTGAAGACGAAAGAGCTATAAAAGAAAAAACCGGCGTTAAAATTTTATCATTTGACGACACTTACGAGAAACATTGCTCGGACTACATTTTAAACGTAAATTTATATGCGCAAAAGGCAAAATATGAGGGGCTGGTAGAAAAAAGCTGCGAGGTATTTTGTGGAAGTGAGTTTTTGCTGGTTAGAGATGAGTTTTATGAAGAAGCGCAAGTAAAAAGGGAGAAAATTTACGACTATGCTATTATTCTTGGAGGCACTGATATTTCAGGGCTAAGTGCTAAAATTTCAGAAAAACTGCTCCTTAAAAACCTAAAAATAGCCATCATAACAACAAGCGGAAATAAAAACTTGAGTGCCCTAAAAGAGCTATCAAGCAAGAGTGAAAATTTTAACCTTTTTGTAGATAGCAAAAACGTGGCAAGGCTGATGAACGAGGCCAAAATGCTCATCATAACAGCAAGCTCGCTTGTAAATGAAGCTTATGTTTTAGGGGCTAAATTTAAAGCCATTTGCGTAGCGGATAATCAAAAAGAGATCTTTGCTTGGCTAAAAGAAAATGGGTATGAAGCTTACTGGGGAGATGAAATTTGCTTAAGCTTATAA
- a CDS encoding DUF3737 family protein produces the protein MQEKNAEIFTGERAMFGAKSVNFTNCIFEDGESPLKHSSNLKLNECVFAYKYPLWYASDITLNGGYLEPLARAGMWYSANLSFKDVVINAPKSFRKSSQISIENVNFSDAGETLWGCTDVKIKNVFAKGDYFGANSENLEIDGLNLDGNYCFDSCKNLRITNSKLISKDAFWNCENVVAQNCLISGEYLAWNSKNVTLINCTIKSLQALCYVENLVVKDCIFMDTSLAFEYSSVDVSTSGAIKSIKNPKSGAIRATKIDEIIIDENLVDTKGIKIIITEK, from the coding sequence ATGCAAGAGAAAAATGCAGAAATTTTTACTGGCGAGCGTGCGATGTTTGGGGCAAAAAGTGTAAATTTTACAAACTGTATCTTTGAAGATGGCGAGTCGCCGCTAAAGCACAGCTCAAATTTAAAGCTAAATGAGTGCGTTTTTGCCTACAAATACCCACTTTGGTACGCAAGCGATATCACGCTAAATGGCGGATACTTGGAGCCTCTAGCAAGAGCTGGCATGTGGTACAGTGCAAATTTAAGCTTCAAAGACGTGGTCATCAACGCTCCAAAAAGCTTTAGAAAAAGCTCGCAAATTTCGATAGAAAATGTAAATTTTTCAGACGCTGGCGAGACACTTTGGGGATGCACGGATGTGAAGATAAAAAACGTTTTTGCAAAAGGCGATTATTTTGGGGCAAATAGCGAAAATTTAGAGATTGATGGGCTAAATTTAGACGGAAACTACTGCTTTGATAGCTGCAAAAACCTTCGCATCACAAACTCAAAGCTCATTTCAAAAGATGCTTTTTGGAACTGCGAAAATGTGGTAGCGCAAAACTGCCTCATCTCAGGCGAATATCTAGCTTGGAACTCAAAAAATGTGACGCTTATAAACTGCACGATAAAGAGCTTGCAAGCCCTTTGTTACGTGGAAAATTTGGTCGTAAAAGATTGCATTTTTATGGATACGAGTCTTGCGTTTGAGTACTCAAGTGTCGATGTAAGCACAAGCGGAGCGATAAAAAGTATAAAAAATCCAAAAAGTGGCGCAATAAGAGCAACAAAGATAGATGAGATCATCATCGATGAAAATTTAGTTGATACTAAAGGTATTAAGATAATTATTACTGAAAAATAA
- a CDS encoding motility associated factor glycosyltransferase family protein, whose amino-acid sequence MNNKNDKASNKKVKPSKDNVSNIQNPIFQKNLQALFQQDEILAARLWSIAGNEDYEIFIGKDPIDINLINKHTFKYIYENPGADILKLLEDIESDYKRYPILFFYGLGNGVLYKALAKNETHQKIVVIEPEIEIIYLVLNVIDLSNELESGQIILFYSKFATYTHFYYLVTEAKLNSYAKTYDNLMIHMPFYDQFEEDYIRINKEITRAFSQIVVAHGNSIDDLLLGTRQNCENLVPMISNYCYTSLVKKRYGLMDTAIIVSTGPSLDKQLNTLKKFAPYVSIISVDASYPILARHDIKPDYVMSIERIEPTSSFFEKKHPNIDDNIHFIVASVTHKQTIKNILPRKLVLTMRPQQEEYMFGLKRYGYLGVGHSCANMAYQLAYVLGHKNIVFIGQDLAFGKDGASHAKGHAFAQADENLYVKAYGGEGEVKTTYVWTLFKNQFENDIAQSSLENIKSYNCTEGGARIEGTIEKPFLEVMHELCKDKEIKKLPDIKKDSETTVNKNLLKAYKVILAKIKAQSEVKQQIEKVFLEVVPSVDKLLELNKENKIEKKHFDELLKITKKIDKLKDVIAKRNYQKYVDNILQISVYYQELELAKISVAPSDTTIQKTNKLLMWVNMHKYWMFSAAGGLNADIEVTKKASKALVAELKKRKLITKNEIGKAKENFILSI is encoded by the coding sequence ATGAATAACAAAAACGATAAGGCATCTAATAAAAAAGTAAAACCTTCTAAAGATAATGTATCAAATATCCAAAATCCTATCTTTCAAAAAAACCTTCAAGCACTATTTCAACAAGATGAAATTCTAGCAGCAAGGCTTTGGTCTATTGCAGGTAATGAAGACTATGAAATTTTTATAGGAAAAGATCCAATTGATATAAATTTAATAAACAAACATACTTTTAAATATATCTATGAAAATCCTGGAGCAGACATTTTAAAGCTACTTGAAGATATAGAAAGTGACTATAAACGTTATCCGATACTATTTTTTTATGGACTAGGCAATGGCGTACTCTATAAAGCACTAGCAAAAAATGAAACACACCAAAAAATCGTAGTCATAGAGCCAGAGATCGAGATCATATATCTTGTTTTAAATGTTATTGATCTATCAAATGAACTAGAAAGTGGACAGATAATACTTTTTTATTCAAAATTTGCAACCTATACGCATTTTTATTATCTGGTTACAGAAGCGAAACTAAACTCATATGCAAAAACCTATGATAATCTTATGATCCATATGCCCTTTTATGATCAATTTGAAGAGGACTACATAAGAATAAACAAAGAGATTACAAGGGCATTTTCTCAAATAGTAGTTGCTCACGGAAATAGCATAGACGATCTTTTATTAGGCACAAGACAAAATTGTGAAAATTTAGTGCCTATGATTAGCAATTATTGCTACACAAGTCTTGTTAAAAAAAGATATGGTCTTATGGATACAGCTATAATTGTATCAACTGGTCCAAGCCTAGATAAACAGCTTAATACGCTTAAAAAATTTGCTCCATATGTTAGCATTATAAGCGTTGATGCCTCTTACCCAATCCTTGCGAGGCATGATATCAAGCCTGATTATGTGATGTCGATTGAAAGAATAGAACCAACTTCTAGTTTTTTTGAAAAAAAACATCCAAATATTGATGACAATATACACTTTATTGTTGCCTCAGTTACACACAAGCAAACTATTAAAAATATCTTGCCAAGAAAACTAGTACTAACTATGAGACCTCAACAAGAGGAGTATATGTTTGGCCTAAAAAGATATGGATATTTGGGTGTGGGGCATAGTTGTGCAAACATGGCCTACCAACTAGCCTATGTCTTAGGACATAAAAATATCGTTTTCATAGGACAGGATCTAGCATTTGGTAAAGATGGAGCAAGCCATGCAAAAGGTCACGCCTTTGCGCAAGCGGATGAAAATTTATATGTTAAAGCTTATGGCGGAGAGGGAGAGGTTAAAACAACGTATGTTTGGACTCTATTTAAAAACCAGTTTGAAAATGATATCGCCCAATCAAGTCTAGAGAATATAAAATCATATAACTGTACCGAAGGTGGTGCTAGAATAGAAGGCACTATAGAAAAGCCGTTTTTAGAAGTAATGCATGAGCTTTGCAAAGACAAAGAGATTAAAAAACTGCCTGATATAAAAAAAGATAGTGAAACGACGGTAAATAAAAACCTTTTAAAAGCTTATAAAGTCATACTTGCAAAAATAAAAGCTCAAAGTGAAGTCAAACAACAAATAGAAAAAGTCTTTTTGGAGGTAGTGCCTAGTGTAGATAAACTACTTGAACTTAATAAAGAAAATAAAATAGAAAAAAAGCACTTTGATGAGCTTCTTAAAATAACAAAAAAGATAGATAAACTAAAAGATGTAATCGCAAAACGTAATTATCAAAAATATGTAGATAATATATTACAAATTTCAGTCTATTATCAAGAACTTGAGCTTGCAAAAATTTCTGTAGCGCCAAGTGACACAACCATCCAAAAAACCAACAAGCTTCTTATGTGGGTAAATATG
- the pseF gene encoding pseudaminic acid cytidylyltransferase, which yields MICIIPARGGSKRIPGKNIKDFLGKPLIAYSIEAALNSKVFSEVIVSTDDEMIANVAREFGANVPFFRDASLSDDYATSTDVIKDAIRRVKSSFSDVCCLYATAPLITAEILKDAAGEFKKQECKFLFSATAFDFPIQRAIKLDENARVSMFYPQFEKTRSQDLEPAFHDAGAFYFGKKEAWLECSALFAPHSKAHLLPRNLVCDIDTLEDFEFAKKLYLINNGKI from the coding sequence ATGATCTGTATCATCCCAGCAAGAGGTGGCAGCAAGAGAATACCTGGCAAAAACATCAAAGACTTTTTAGGCAAGCCCTTAATCGCATATAGCATCGAGGCTGCGCTAAATTCTAAAGTTTTTAGCGAAGTGATCGTAAGCACCGATGATGAAATGATCGCAAATGTGGCTAGAGAATTTGGAGCTAACGTGCCATTTTTTAGAGATGCGAGCCTAAGCGATGACTACGCGACAAGCACTGACGTGATAAAAGACGCGATAAGGCGTGTAAAATCTAGTTTTAGTGACGTCTGCTGCCTTTATGCCACAGCACCGCTCATAACGGCTGAAATTTTAAAAGATGCCGCAGGAGAGTTTAAAAAGCAGGAGTGTAAATTTTTATTTTCAGCGACTGCGTTTGATTTCCCTATACAAAGGGCTATAAAACTTGATGAAAATGCTAGAGTTAGCATGTTTTATCCGCAGTTTGAAAAGACACGCTCGCAAGATCTTGAGCCTGCTTTTCATGACGCTGGGGCATTTTATTTTGGCAAAAAAGAGGCTTGGCTGGAGTGCAGTGCTTTGTTTGCGCCACATTCAAAAGCACATTTGCTGCCAAGAAATTTAGTCTGTGACATCGACACGCTAGAGGATTTTGAGTTTGCTAAGAAGCTTTATTTGATAAATAATGGAAAGATTTGA
- the pseB gene encoding UDP-N-acetylglucosamine 4,6-dehydratase (inverting), whose amino-acid sequence MFNDKSILITGGTGSFGKKYTEILLKKYKPKRLVIYSRDELKQYEMAQVFKDKAMRFFIGDVRDYKRLRTAMNGIDYVIHAAAMKHVPIAEYNPMECIKTNIDGAQNVIDASLECGVSKVIALSTDKACNPVNLYGATKLASDKLFVAANNIVGDKKTRFSVVRYGNVVGSRGSVVPLFKKLIAQGEKELPITHEKMTRFWITLEQGVNFVLKNFERMKGGEIFIPKIPSMTMMDLAKALAPELGVKIIGIRPGEKMHEMMISRDDAHLTYEFDDYYVISPSIQFLTAQDFSTNALHQKGKPVSEDFEYSSNTNKIWLDRAGLLEMIGDAK is encoded by the coding sequence ATGTTTAATGATAAATCAATACTAATCACCGGCGGAACAGGAAGTTTTGGTAAAAAATACACCGAAATTTTGTTAAAAAAATACAAGCCAAAAAGGCTAGTTATCTACTCACGCGACGAGTTAAAGCAATACGAAATGGCTCAAGTCTTTAAAGATAAAGCGATGCGTTTTTTTATCGGCGACGTGAGGGACTATAAGCGCTTAAGAACCGCGATGAACGGCATAGACTACGTCATCCACGCAGCTGCAATGAAACATGTACCAATCGCGGAATACAACCCAATGGAGTGCATCAAAACAAACATTGACGGCGCTCAAAACGTCATCGACGCCTCTTTGGAATGTGGCGTTAGCAAAGTGATCGCACTCTCAACGGACAAGGCATGCAATCCTGTAAATTTATATGGAGCTACAAAGCTAGCGAGCGATAAGCTCTTTGTCGCTGCAAATAACATTGTTGGGGATAAAAAGACAAGATTTAGCGTCGTAAGATATGGAAATGTCGTTGGCTCTCGTGGCTCAGTAGTGCCGCTATTTAAAAAGCTGATCGCGCAAGGCGAAAAGGAGCTTCCTATAACGCATGAGAAGATGACTAGGTTTTGGATCACGCTTGAGCAAGGTGTAAATTTCGTCCTTAAGAATTTTGAGAGGATGAAAGGTGGCGAAATTTTCATACCAAAGATCCCATCAATGACGATGATGGATCTTGCAAAAGCCCTTGCCCCAGAGCTTGGCGTAAAGATCATAGGCATTCGCCCAGGCGAAAAGATGCATGAGATGATGATCTCAAGAGATGATGCGCATCTTACATACGAATTTGATGATTACTACGTTATTAGTCCGTCTATCCAGTTTTTAACAGCGCAAGACTTCTCGACAAATGCTCTTCATCAAAAGGGCAAACCAGTGAGCGAGGACTTTGAATATAGCTCAAATACAAATAAAATTTGGCTCGATAGAGCAGGCCTTCTTGAGATGATAGGAGATGCTAAATGA
- the pseC gene encoding UDP-4-amino-4,6-dideoxy-N-acetyl-beta-L-altrosamine transaminase encodes MIPYSRQQITEEDIKVVADALRDDILTGGQKVSKFEEELAKYVGVKHVVVMNSATSALHVAYLSLGVKEGYEVITTPITFAATANTALMAGAQVKFCDVKMDGNIDEEKIPALITPKTKVITAVDYGGNPVELDKIINLAKKHGIKVIDDASHALGSVQNGVKVGIKADISIFSFHPVKPITTLEGGALATNDDELARLARLYRSHGIAKTKLWDSDMSLLGYNYRITDVACALGLSQLKRLDGFIAKRNEIAKFYDEKFSGCEYFKTIEIPANTTSSRHLYPVLLDEKFWDKKEQIFEALLQKGVGVQVHYKPTYKFSFYKELLGEISLPNAEKFYSAELSIPCHHSMSVDDAKFVASTLFDVLKSFSE; translated from the coding sequence ATGATCCCTTACAGCCGTCAGCAGATCACAGAAGAAGATATCAAGGTAGTAGCAGATGCACTAAGAGACGACATCTTAACAGGTGGTCAAAAGGTCAGTAAATTTGAAGAGGAGCTGGCAAAGTATGTTGGCGTAAAGCATGTTGTCGTCATGAACTCCGCCACTTCAGCTCTTCACGTAGCCTATCTTAGCCTTGGCGTAAAGGAGGGCTATGAAGTGATCACGACGCCTATCACTTTTGCAGCCACTGCAAATACAGCTTTGATGGCAGGAGCGCAGGTTAAATTTTGCGACGTTAAGATGGATGGCAACATCGATGAAGAGAAAATTCCAGCTCTTATCACACCAAAGACAAAGGTTATAACTGCGGTTGATTACGGCGGTAACCCCGTGGAGCTAGATAAGATCATAAATTTAGCCAAAAAACACGGCATAAAAGTGATAGATGACGCCTCTCATGCCCTTGGTAGCGTGCAAAACGGCGTAAAAGTGGGCATTAAGGCTGATATTAGTATATTTAGCTTTCACCCTGTAAAGCCTATCACCACGCTTGAAGGCGGCGCGCTTGCTACAAACGACGATGAGCTAGCAAGGCTAGCAAGGCTATATAGAAGCCACGGCATCGCTAAAACAAAGCTTTGGGATAGCGACATGAGCCTGCTTGGATATAACTACAGGATCACAGACGTAGCCTGCGCTTTGGGGCTTAGTCAGCTAAAAAGGCTGGATGGCTTTATTGCCAAAAGAAATGAGATAGCTAAATTTTATGATGAGAAATTTAGCGGGTGTGAATATTTTAAAACTATAGAAATCCCAGCAAATACAACTAGCTCAAGGCACCTATATCCAGTGCTTTTGGATGAGAAATTTTGGGATAAAAAAGAGCAAATTTTTGAAGCGCTCTTGCAAAAAGGCGTTGGCGTGCAGGTGCATTATAAGCCAACATATAAATTTAGCTTTTACAAAGAGCTACTTGGCGAAATTTCACTACCAAATGCGGAGAAATTTTATAGCGCTGAGCTTAGCATACCATGCCACCATAGCATGAGCGTGGATGATGCTAAATTTGTTGCAAGCACGCTATTTGATGTGCTAAAAAGTTTTAGCGAGTAA
- the accB gene encoding acetyl-CoA carboxylase biotin carboxyl carrier protein — MKKEDIKELIEFFNDMEMNHIKIKSGDFEVELEKFSDYCAPAKPAAQAPAPAPVNVVVNSEVKPAANSPKDSIKSPMVGTFYAAPSPGAAPFVKVGQRVRKGDVVGIIEAMKIMNEIEAEFDCQITEMLVSDGQPVEFGLPLFGVEKN, encoded by the coding sequence ATGAAAAAAGAAGATATAAAAGAGCTTATCGAATTTTTTAATGATATGGAGATGAATCATATCAAAATAAAAAGTGGTGATTTTGAGGTAGAGCTTGAAAAATTTTCAGATTATTGCGCGCCTGCTAAACCAGCAGCACAAGCACCAGCTCCAGCACCTGTAAATGTAGTCGTTAATTCAGAGGTAAAACCAGCTGCAAACTCGCCAAAAGATAGCATAAAATCTCCTATGGTAGGTACTTTCTATGCTGCTCCAAGCCCAGGCGCTGCTCCGTTTGTAAAAGTAGGTCAAAGAGTAAGAAAAGGCGATGTAGTAGGTATCATAGAGGCTATGAAGATCATGAACGAGATCGAGGCTGAGTTTGACTGCCAGATCACTGAGATGCTAGTCTCTGACGGACAGCCAGTTGAGTTTGGATTGCCGTTATTTGGCGTGGAGAAAAATTAA
- the pseI gene encoding pseudaminic acid synthase has translation MKIGNFDTDKKVFIIAELSANHSGSLKTAVDTIKAAKRAGADAIKLQTYTPDSLTLNSHLDDFVIKGGLWDERNLYELYQEALTPKEWHAELFKVAKEEGLVCFSSPFCKDDANFLEQFNPPAYKIASFEVTDYDFVEFVAKKGKPIIISTGIAYEEEIRDVVQICKNVGNSDIALLKCTSSYPAPLNGMNLQTIADMRKKFGVEVGFSDHTLGVTAPVVAVSLGARIIEKHFILDKSVKSVDSAFSLDESEFALMTKCVREAEELLGKVSYELDEKAVLNRRFSRSLYASADIKKGENFSEQNIRSVRPGYGLHPKFLKELIGKKAKRDIKFSERLTKEDLI, from the coding sequence ATGAAAATAGGAAATTTTGATACAGACAAAAAGGTCTTTATAATAGCAGAGCTCTCCGCTAATCACAGCGGCAGCCTAAAAACGGCGGTAGATACGATAAAGGCAGCTAAGCGCGCTGGAGCTGACGCGATAAAGCTTCAGACATATACGCCTGATAGTTTGACTCTAAATTCGCACCTGGACGACTTTGTCATAAAAGGCGGACTTTGGGACGAGCGAAATTTATACGAGCTTTATCAAGAGGCGCTAACGCCAAAAGAGTGGCACGCCGAACTTTTTAAAGTAGCAAAAGAAGAAGGGCTTGTCTGCTTTTCAAGCCCATTTTGCAAGGATGACGCCAACTTTTTAGAGCAGTTTAACCCACCAGCTTATAAGATCGCAAGTTTTGAGGTAACGGATTATGATTTTGTAGAGTTTGTAGCCAAAAAAGGTAAGCCCATCATCATCTCAACTGGCATAGCCTATGAAGAAGAGATAAGAGATGTGGTACAAATTTGCAAAAACGTAGGCAATAGTGACATCGCCCTTTTAAAATGCACTTCAAGCTACCCAGCGCCGCTAAATGGTATGAATTTGCAAACGATAGCTGATATGAGAAAGAAATTTGGCGTAGAGGTTGGCTTTTCTGATCACACACTAGGTGTGACAGCCCCAGTTGTTGCGGTTAGTTTGGGTGCTAGGATAATTGAAAAGCATTTTATACTTGATAAAAGCGTAAAAAGCGTTGATAGCGCATTTAGCCTTGATGAGAGCGAATTTGCCCTTATGACAAAGTGTGTTAGGGAGGCTGAGGAGCTTTTGGGCAAAGTAAGCTACGAGCTAGATGAAAAAGCGGTTTTAAACAGGAGATTTTCACGCTCACTTTATGCAAGCGCAGATATAAAAAAGGGTGAAAATTTTAGCGAGCAAAATATAAGGAGCGTGCGTCCAGGGTACGGCCTGCACCCTAAATTTTTAAAAGAGCTGATCGGTAAAAAAGCAAAAAGAGATATAAAATTTAGCGAGAGATTAACAAAGGAGGATTTGATATGA
- the dcd gene encoding dCTP deaminase, whose amino-acid sequence MGLKSDSWIRKMSVEKNMIVPFAEEQVGRGVVSYGVSSYGYDIRVGDEFKIFTNIGGTVVDPKNFDEKNVVDFKGDVCIVPPNSFALARTIEYFNMPDNVLAICLGKSTYARCGIIVNVTPFEPGFKGHITIEISNTTPLPAKIYANEGIAQVLFIEGDEPCEVTYADKNGKYQAQEGITLPRILK is encoded by the coding sequence ATGGGTTTAAAGTCAGACTCTTGGATAAGAAAAATGTCGGTTGAGAAAAATATGATAGTGCCGTTTGCCGAGGAGCAAGTCGGACGCGGCGTCGTTAGTTACGGCGTTTCTAGCTACGGCTACGATATCCGCGTTGGTGATGAGTTTAAAATTTTTACAAACATCGGCGGAACCGTGGTCGATCCGAAAAATTTCGACGAGAAAAACGTGGTCGATTTTAAGGGCGATGTCTGCATCGTGCCGCCTAATTCATTCGCTCTGGCGCGCACTATCGAGTACTTTAACATGCCTGATAACGTACTAGCGATCTGCCTTGGTAAGAGCACATACGCAAGGTGTGGCATCATCGTAAATGTAACGCCTTTTGAGCCTGGATTTAAGGGGCATATCACGATAGAAATTTCAAACACGACGCCACTTCCTGCAAAAATTTATGCGAACGAAGGCATCGCGCAGGTGCTATTTATCGAGGGTGATGAGCCTTGCGAGGTGACTTATGCTGATAAAAATGGCAAATACCAAGCTCAAGAAGGCATCACACTACCAAGAATTTTGAAGTAA
- the pseH gene encoding UDP-4-amino-4,6-dideoxy-N-acetyl-beta-L-altrosamine N-acetyltransferase, with product MLKLINFISLNDEQKLMVLKWRNDECIAKFMKNKSVGKEEHFAFLERLKSIQDKIYFLVKDEGEFIGVVSFVDITKESCEFGVYKNPELKGVGNKLLDLIKDYAFFTLKVGSLKAKAYNSNEKALALYKNFGFKIYAKDGEFSYLELKNKTD from the coding sequence TTGCTTAAGCTTATAAATTTTATCTCGCTTAATGACGAGCAAAAGCTGATGGTCTTAAAGTGGCGAAATGACGAATGTATAGCTAAATTTATGAAAAATAAAAGCGTTGGCAAAGAGGAGCATTTTGCTTTTTTAGAGAGATTAAAGAGCATTCAAGATAAGATCTATTTTCTAGTAAAAGACGAGGGTGAATTTATCGGAGTGGTGAGCTTCGTTGATATAACGAAAGAGAGTTGCGAATTTGGCGTTTATAAAAACCCGGAGCTAAAAGGAGTGGGCAACAAGTTGCTTGATCTCATAAAAGACTACGCTTTTTTTACATTAAAGGTTGGCTCGCTAAAGGCAAAAGCTTATAATAGTAACGAAAAAGCGCTCGCGCTTTATAAAAATTTTGGCTTTAAGATCTATGCAAAAGATGGTGAGTTTAGCTATCTTGAGCTTAAAAATAAAACGGACTAA